A single genomic interval of Chitinophaga sp. 180180018-3 harbors:
- a CDS encoding RagB/SusD family nutrient uptake outer membrane protein — translation MKKVINYTIGRLLQVTLVMFCLTLASCSKFLDETPKGSITPQSFYKTANDLQLAETALALQFNLAFNQVTAPYYAGDDIASKRAGNKIDFSDFDVFNANSSNSRMTTWWNAFYGTIKSANSLLANYNSATEATPDQRNNAGGYAYFMRAISYFYLTRTWGEVPMPVDNTIMDNRPNAKVADIYGLIVGDLQKAETMLPDHWTGPAKQNGVDVLPTKGAAKALLANVYLTMAGWPLKQADKYALAAAKAKEVIDNKATWGYTMLTNFADIWKFSNRFNTEAVYACYFNKTTPNATWGNGNMMAPNPYAPDYEEGGWEDGFGEISFYNRFPAGPRKDATYQKDYYVKNDPANVVDWQHTLQKHPYFLKYREDDQYNWATHKAGDWWSSATSYIIRYSEVLLTYAEAQAMSAGPDANAYLAVNQVRQRAGLLPLTPGLSQTDFRDAVVAERGWEFAGEFGIRWFDLVRTETVQKANSLRDAGEVPLINQPSDASHTYYWAPIPFVK, via the coding sequence ATGAAAAAAGTAATCAACTATACGATTGGCCGGCTGCTTCAGGTAACATTGGTCATGTTTTGCCTGACGTTAGCCTCCTGCAGTAAATTCCTCGATGAAACGCCAAAGGGGAGTATTACGCCGCAGAGCTTTTATAAAACGGCGAACGACCTGCAACTGGCGGAAACAGCGCTGGCCCTGCAATTCAATCTGGCCTTTAACCAGGTGACAGCGCCTTATTATGCGGGCGATGATATCGCATCAAAAAGAGCCGGCAACAAAATAGATTTTTCCGACTTCGATGTATTCAATGCCAACTCTTCCAACAGCAGGATGACTACCTGGTGGAATGCTTTTTATGGCACCATCAAATCAGCGAATTCGCTGCTGGCAAATTATAACAGTGCCACGGAAGCCACACCGGATCAGCGGAATAACGCGGGCGGCTATGCGTATTTTATGCGCGCCATCAGCTATTTCTATCTGACCAGAACCTGGGGAGAAGTGCCGATGCCGGTCGATAATACCATCATGGATAACCGGCCTAACGCCAAGGTAGCCGACATCTATGGGCTGATCGTCGGGGATCTTCAGAAGGCAGAAACCATGTTGCCGGATCATTGGACAGGCCCGGCGAAGCAGAATGGCGTGGATGTACTGCCTACAAAAGGTGCAGCAAAAGCGCTGCTGGCGAATGTATACCTGACAATGGCCGGCTGGCCGCTCAAGCAGGCAGACAAATATGCGCTGGCTGCTGCCAAGGCCAAAGAGGTGATCGATAATAAGGCTACCTGGGGATATACCATGCTGACGAATTTCGCGGATATATGGAAGTTCTCCAACCGGTTCAATACAGAAGCAGTATACGCCTGCTATTTCAACAAAACTACTCCCAATGCAACCTGGGGTAATGGAAATATGATGGCGCCCAATCCTTATGCCCCTGATTATGAAGAAGGAGGTTGGGAAGATGGTTTCGGAGAAATTTCATTCTATAACAGATTCCCTGCCGGGCCCAGGAAGGACGCAACGTACCAGAAAGATTACTATGTAAAGAATGATCCTGCTAATGTAGTAGACTGGCAACACACGCTGCAGAAGCACCCTTATTTTTTAAAGTATAGGGAAGACGACCAATACAACTGGGCCACCCATAAGGCGGGCGATTGGTGGAGTAGTGCTACGAGCTATATTATCCGTTATTCGGAAGTGCTGTTGACTTATGCAGAAGCGCAGGCCATGTCGGCCGGTCCTGATGCCAATGCGTACCTCGCCGTTAACCAGGTGCGGCAAAGAGCAGGATTGCTTCCGCTTACTCCCGGTTTATCCCAGACCGATTTCAGAGACGCTGTGGTGGCAGAAAGGGGATGGGAGTTTGCCGGCGAATTCGGCATCCGGTGGTTCGACCTGGTGAGAACAGAAACCGTACAGAAGGCCAACTCCCTAAGAGACGCAGGAGAAGTGCCGCTTATCAATCAGCCGTCTGATGCCAGTCATACTTATTATTGGGCGCCGATACCCTTTGTGAAATAA
- a CDS encoding alpha-L-fucosidase — MIMKTKSIFSSLLLLISMICAHAQSPAKANAISQFMNNRFGMFVHWGPVSLRGTEIGWSRDKEVSKNDYDSLYKEFNPVLFDADTWVKTAKEAGMKYLTITARHHDGFCLWPTKYTDYNISNTPYRKDILRQLQVACKKQGIKFCIYYSVLDWHHPDYPIHSAHNSQPDPTADMGKYVVFMKNQLKELIEQYDPYMLWFDGQWEKPWTNEMGKDIYAYVTRLKPGIITNNRLGKEFAAMENKNIDVTKMVGDYDTPEQVVGRLNLTTPWESCFTLCQQWSWKPNDQMKPLEKCLAILSKAAGGNGNLLLNIGPMPDGRIEARQIKRLKEIGAWLKINGKAIYGTKGGPYEPTDNYATTRKGNTLFIHVLNTHLSEISLKSIQGIKILQARTLNGHAVPVAATGDTWQLALPAELNGQPEYVIEAEMDGNTESIPVMK; from the coding sequence ATGATTATGAAAACAAAAAGCATTTTCTCCTCCCTGTTATTATTGATCAGCATGATATGCGCACATGCGCAGTCGCCGGCTAAAGCCAATGCCATCAGCCAGTTCATGAACAATCGTTTTGGCATGTTTGTGCATTGGGGGCCCGTTAGCCTGCGAGGCACCGAAATTGGCTGGAGCCGCGATAAAGAGGTATCTAAAAACGATTATGACAGTTTATATAAAGAATTTAACCCGGTGCTTTTTGATGCGGATACCTGGGTAAAAACAGCCAAAGAGGCCGGGATGAAGTATCTGACTATTACAGCCCGCCACCACGACGGGTTCTGCTTATGGCCTACGAAATACACCGATTATAACATCTCCAACACTCCTTACAGGAAAGATATTTTAAGGCAGTTACAGGTGGCTTGTAAAAAACAGGGCATCAAATTTTGCATTTATTATTCCGTATTGGATTGGCATCACCCGGATTATCCTATTCACTCCGCACATAACAGCCAGCCTGATCCTACTGCAGATATGGGTAAGTATGTTGTTTTCATGAAGAATCAGCTGAAGGAGTTGATTGAACAATACGATCCGTATATGCTGTGGTTTGACGGCCAGTGGGAGAAGCCCTGGACAAACGAAATGGGTAAAGATATTTACGCCTATGTTACCCGGCTGAAACCGGGTATTATTACCAATAACAGGCTGGGGAAAGAATTTGCGGCGATGGAAAATAAGAATATTGATGTAACAAAAATGGTGGGCGATTACGACACTCCTGAACAGGTAGTTGGCCGGTTAAACCTGACTACTCCCTGGGAAAGCTGCTTCACGCTCTGCCAGCAATGGTCGTGGAAGCCGAATGATCAAATGAAACCACTGGAAAAATGCCTGGCTATTCTCTCCAAAGCAGCCGGAGGCAATGGTAATCTGCTGCTGAACATTGGCCCGATGCCGGATGGCCGGATTGAAGCCAGACAAATAAAACGTCTGAAAGAAATTGGCGCCTGGCTGAAAATAAATGGTAAAGCCATTTATGGCACCAAAGGAGGGCCTTACGAACCAACTGACAATTATGCAACCACCAGGAAAGGCAATACGCTATTCATACATGTACTGAATACTCATCTTTCCGAAATATCGTTAAAATCTATACAAGGTATCAAAATACTGCAGGCACGTACCCTGAATGGCCATGCTGTACCTGTAGCAGCAACTGGTGATACCTGGCAGCTGGCGCTTCCTGCTGAGCTGAATGGACAACCTGAGTATGTTATTGAGGCAGAGATGGATGGAAACACTGAGTCCATCCCGGTGATGAAATGA
- a CDS encoding lipase family protein, with translation METAIKPLSVSLADAVQYAKLTNLADLLYKQAVQNKDKPAQLNPSIQAYKDICNNKAYQALVDPNFLKEYNVLYNVQMNDLLIPGKIDLVYYGYIAQHKSTRDYVIAIRGTETILEAIADAFFVPTAFKEFNNKALVPSGFYDLYESGLIVSPPDSSTQIVPLLLKIVAADPALVMPDAPKVQTVIAGHSLGAALATYYAAAVTVGLGKGMDLSVYTYASPMTGNAAFTDTYNKNIAENSRIYNVPDVVPNLPQYFENGVNIYTQVANGYQIDSTKYPLVKTGAACAHQLPVYQYVLERLNGTDNPNIMNFGGGNCKA, from the coding sequence ATGGAAACTGCAATCAAGCCTTTATCCGTTTCACTGGCAGACGCCGTTCAGTACGCCAAACTGACTAACCTGGCAGACCTTCTCTACAAACAGGCTGTACAGAACAAGGACAAGCCTGCACAACTTAATCCTTCCATACAGGCGTACAAGGATATCTGCAACAACAAGGCCTACCAGGCGCTGGTAGACCCTAACTTTCTGAAAGAATACAATGTATTGTACAATGTACAGATGAATGACCTTCTTATTCCCGGAAAAATAGATCTGGTGTATTATGGCTACATAGCACAGCACAAGAGCACCCGGGACTATGTAATCGCCATTCGTGGTACAGAAACCATACTTGAAGCTATTGCCGACGCCTTTTTCGTTCCCACTGCATTCAAGGAGTTTAACAACAAAGCATTGGTTCCATCCGGTTTTTACGATCTGTATGAATCTGGCCTGATTGTATCTCCGCCCGATTCCAGCACACAGATTGTACCCCTCCTGTTAAAAATTGTTGCAGCTGATCCGGCGCTTGTAATGCCGGATGCTCCAAAAGTACAAACAGTAATTGCAGGCCATAGCCTGGGAGCTGCGCTGGCAACTTATTATGCCGCCGCTGTAACTGTTGGCCTGGGTAAAGGCATGGACCTCAGCGTGTATACTTATGCATCACCGATGACAGGTAATGCCGCCTTTACCGATACCTACAATAAAAATATAGCTGAAAACAGCCGGATATATAATGTGCCGGATGTTGTTCCCAACCTTCCGCAGTACTTCGAAAACGGCGTTAACATCTATACACAGGTAGCCAACGGCTATCAGATTGATTCAACAAAGTATCCGCTGGTAAAAACCGGCGCCGCATGCGCACATCAGCTGCCGGTTTACCAATATGTATTGGAGAGACTTAATGGAACAGACAATCCGAATATCATGAACTTTGGCGGTGGCAATTGTAAAGCCTGA
- a CDS encoding dihydrofolate reductase family protein: MRKLILGLAITLDGFIEGPNGEYDWCFTDQDYGLKEFFERIDAIFIGRKSYEMMQQQGEAIAGMPVLTEYVFSSTLTSVKEGAVLISGDSMAEARKIKNQPGKDIWLFGGASLYDALMKEGLVDELWMSVHPILLGSGKPLFREQHGRRKLRLLESKTYETGLVSVRYSIENIH, translated from the coding sequence ATGCGAAAACTAATATTGGGCCTGGCCATAACATTGGATGGATTTATTGAAGGACCTAATGGCGAGTACGACTGGTGCTTTACAGATCAGGACTATGGATTAAAAGAATTTTTTGAGCGCATTGATGCTATTTTCATTGGCCGTAAAAGTTATGAAATGATGCAACAGCAGGGAGAGGCTATAGCAGGAATGCCGGTGTTGACAGAATATGTATTTTCCAGCACGTTAACATCAGTAAAAGAAGGTGCTGTACTGATTTCGGGAGATAGTATGGCGGAGGCACGAAAAATAAAAAATCAGCCGGGGAAAGACATCTGGTTATTTGGAGGCGCTTCCCTATATGATGCCCTGATGAAGGAGGGACTGGTGGATGAATTGTGGATGTCTGTACACCCGATATTGCTTGGCAGCGGTAAGCCCTTATTCCGCGAACAGCATGGCAGGCGTAAGCTCAGGCTGCTGGAAAGTAAAACATATGAGACCGGACTGGTATCCGTCCGTTATAGCATCGAAAATATTCATTGA
- a CDS encoding RICIN domain-containing protein, whose amino-acid sequence MTHTKKLSTVCLALAGTVLFSSCSKQSLKTNINGQHSMLAAGATTATAQMLTSTWETVTDGSSFTDYPSFEAQWNYLYPWGSDHNGTARMYGSSTDHSQIYLNGDGSLTLKATYHPDSLPSNKSPYPPIHYHSGTIYSKHQVLIDSIYPYWEISVDLQAPTAFGTWPAFWITAVNTWPPESDIVEVKGNTSIWQNTYDGSWQTRLTTVANAATTWHHYKGVFNRVKNTDGSWSNSVECQYFIDGVLTAAHVGNNFANAPFWLIIDLQMEEAGGSPGPQTDTYFKVKNVVMRRGKTPFDPNASYKLVNVNSGQVLAVPSASTTQGVTLIQWPWLGGNEQQWQIGDLGGGYYSLTNRNSGQVADVKGSSTTQGASVIQWPSTGGNNQMWQIARVGSGIYNFKNRNSGMALDMANASKAQGDTAIQWPYQSGSNQQWQIISQQ is encoded by the coding sequence ATGACGCACACAAAAAAGCTATCCACGGTATGCCTGGCACTGGCAGGAACAGTGCTGTTTTCATCCTGCAGTAAACAATCGCTTAAAACCAACATCAATGGTCAGCATAGCATGCTGGCAGCCGGTGCAACAACGGCCACAGCCCAGATGCTGACCAGCACCTGGGAAACGGTGACAGATGGCAGTTCATTTACCGATTATCCGAGTTTCGAAGCACAATGGAATTATCTTTATCCCTGGGGATCAGATCACAATGGTACGGCACGTATGTACGGGAGCAGTACCGATCATAGCCAGATCTATCTGAACGGAGATGGTTCGCTGACCCTCAAGGCCACGTATCATCCCGACAGTCTTCCCAGTAATAAATCACCGTATCCGCCTATTCACTATCATTCCGGTACGATCTATTCCAAACACCAGGTACTGATCGATTCTATCTATCCTTACTGGGAGATCAGCGTAGATCTTCAGGCGCCGACTGCTTTTGGCACCTGGCCGGCTTTTTGGATTACGGCCGTGAATACCTGGCCGCCTGAAAGTGATATCGTGGAAGTGAAAGGAAATACCTCCATCTGGCAGAATACCTATGATGGTAGCTGGCAGACCAGGTTAACGACAGTAGCCAATGCAGCTACTACCTGGCATCATTATAAAGGCGTATTTAACCGGGTGAAGAATACCGACGGATCCTGGTCTAACAGCGTAGAGTGCCAGTACTTCATCGATGGCGTGCTTACAGCTGCGCATGTGGGAAATAATTTTGCCAACGCCCCATTTTGGCTCATCATTGATCTGCAGATGGAGGAAGCCGGAGGTAGCCCCGGCCCGCAAACAGATACCTATTTCAAAGTGAAGAACGTGGTGATGCGCAGAGGTAAAACCCCCTTCGATCCCAACGCTTCCTACAAACTGGTAAATGTAAACAGCGGGCAGGTACTGGCTGTTCCAAGTGCTTCCACCACGCAGGGGGTGACGCTGATTCAATGGCCCTGGCTGGGAGGTAACGAGCAGCAATGGCAGATCGGAGATCTGGGTGGTGGCTACTATTCATTAACCAATCGTAACAGCGGACAGGTGGCGGATGTTAAAGGATCCTCCACTACGCAGGGCGCCTCGGTGATACAATGGCCTTCTACCGGTGGTAATAACCAGATGTGGCAGATAGCGAGAGTAGGAAGCGGGATTTACAACTTCAAAAACCGTAACAGCGGAATGGCATTGGATATGGCCAATGCTTCCAAAGCCCAGGGAGATACGGCAATACAATGGCCTTATCAGTCGGGCAGTAATCAGCAATGGCAGATCATTAGCCAGCAGTAA
- a CDS encoding L-rhamnose mutarotase gives MYSKIILFLFAAVMLGACGPSATPGNGAKKAVRYGMVTGLKPDKVAYYKQLHAAAWPGVLKKISECNIRNYSIYLKEIDGKPYLFSYWEYTGSDFAADMKKMAADTTTQRWWKETAPLQLPLPDAARNSETWSSMEEVFHTN, from the coding sequence ATGTATAGTAAAATAATTCTTTTCCTTTTCGCCGCTGTGATGCTGGGGGCCTGTGGGCCCTCTGCCACTCCGGGTAACGGGGCAAAAAAAGCAGTAAGGTATGGAATGGTAACAGGGCTGAAGCCGGATAAGGTCGCCTATTATAAACAGCTGCACGCAGCTGCATGGCCGGGCGTACTGAAGAAAATCAGCGAATGTAATATCCGGAATTATTCTATTTACCTGAAAGAAATAGATGGTAAGCCTTACCTGTTCAGCTACTGGGAATATACCGGCAGCGACTTTGCGGCGGACATGAAAAAAATGGCTGCAGATACCACCACTCAGCGCTGGTGGAAAGAAACGGCTCCCCTGCAGCTTCCATTGCCAGATGCAGCCAGGAATAGCGAAACCTGGAGCAGCATGGAAGAAGTGTTTCATACAAATTAA
- a CDS encoding TonB-dependent receptor — translation MVISKKVLLLFVGLALFVTSLAQTRKITGKVTGPDQQPLEGATVVVKGLGHGTSTLKDGSFVINVPQDGKALIFSFTGMEILEVPLTDKTAIQVQLKGKVSKLDDVVVIGYGTQKRRDLTGAVSTLSSAAYKEQPVLNASSAIQGRVAGVSVTNNSGAPGGSVKLRIRGPNSINGGNDPLYVVDGVALGSNGLGDLNVNDIASMEVLKDASATAVYGSRGANGVVLITTKTGSSGVPRIEYNGFLSFNRPMKKYSLMDPVTYAKIANLTSGVNTFPDPQSFAGKGTDWQSMIFSNSVTQSHELSVTGGKEGVKYYVSGFYIDQQGLLVNSNQKRFGFRSNLDVKLTSRLDFGVNVYMARINSHNNGDMGSKGNPVTSALTWAPTEPVYKTPGQYNRFGISPIWPNPYMTINESNNDNFANAGVFNARLKYAITDWLTFTTNAALDLRTAKSAALRNDWISPGNPGSSQGSTESYTFQNSNILTFHKTFDKHDLTATALMEESSNKYSYFNASGSGLASLSNGYYNLGLNASQSINSGYSNWALLSYMGRVAYSYNDKYLLTATLRRDGSSKFQGKNKWSNFPSFSVGWKLSNEKFIEDLGVFSNLKLRAGWGVTGNQAIDPYSTLGLLNSVIYSYGTPNGYQGYTLGNPATPDVKWETSKQTDIGLDIGLLNGRINITADYYNKNTSDLLLFTRIANYDGGGSYLKNIGKVNNKGWEFMIEGTPYKGGAFTWNTSLNLSFNKNKVINLGKDSLLERNVIGSGFISAPIQVVKVGEPMGAFYLIPWEGVYQSDNGIYKAGDAKYRDVSGNGSIGFEDRVIAGSATPTFIWGFNNSFAYKNFELNIFIQGSHGNKIFNATYASTAIPTSDVKFINLADAANYWTPSNSGSTWANPGSKNKSWVESTQFLQDGGYVRLKNISLSYTLPKELLKVVAAKVYVSAQNIATITKYKGFDPEATTVGGDVDAGIDLGAYPSPKTITVGLQVKF, via the coding sequence ATGGTCATATCAAAAAAAGTCCTCCTACTCTTTGTAGGACTTGCCCTTTTTGTGACTTCCCTGGCTCAAACAAGGAAAATAACCGGAAAAGTCACAGGGCCTGACCAGCAACCGTTGGAAGGGGCAACGGTAGTTGTAAAAGGCCTCGGGCATGGGACCTCCACGTTGAAAGATGGTTCCTTCGTTATTAATGTACCGCAAGATGGTAAAGCACTGATTTTCTCTTTTACCGGGATGGAAATCCTGGAAGTACCCCTTACCGACAAAACCGCCATACAGGTTCAGCTGAAGGGGAAAGTATCTAAGCTGGATGATGTGGTAGTTATCGGGTATGGTACGCAGAAACGGCGTGACCTTACCGGCGCTGTTTCCACGCTCTCCTCAGCCGCCTACAAGGAGCAGCCTGTATTAAATGCTTCGTCTGCCATACAGGGCAGGGTAGCCGGCGTGTCCGTTACCAACAATTCCGGTGCACCCGGAGGATCGGTGAAGCTCCGTATCCGTGGTCCTAACTCCATCAATGGCGGCAACGACCCGCTTTATGTGGTAGACGGAGTAGCTTTGGGCAGCAACGGACTGGGTGATCTGAATGTGAACGACATTGCCTCTATGGAAGTACTCAAAGATGCTTCCGCTACTGCTGTTTACGGCTCAAGGGGCGCCAATGGGGTAGTGCTCATTACTACCAAAACAGGTTCCTCAGGAGTGCCCCGGATTGAATACAATGGCTTCCTCAGCTTCAACAGGCCCATGAAAAAATACAGCCTGATGGACCCTGTTACCTATGCGAAGATCGCTAATCTTACCTCCGGGGTGAATACCTTTCCCGATCCACAATCGTTTGCCGGCAAAGGAACGGATTGGCAGAGCATGATCTTTAGCAATTCCGTTACACAAAGCCACGAGCTGTCTGTAACCGGAGGCAAAGAAGGCGTGAAATACTATGTTTCCGGATTTTATATCGATCAGCAGGGGTTATTAGTGAACAGTAACCAGAAAAGATTTGGCTTCCGATCTAACCTGGATGTGAAGCTGACCAGCAGGCTCGACTTTGGGGTCAATGTTTATATGGCCAGGATCAATTCCCATAATAACGGAGACATGGGTAGCAAGGGCAACCCGGTAACGTCGGCACTGACCTGGGCCCCAACGGAACCGGTGTATAAAACTCCCGGGCAATACAACCGCTTCGGCATATCGCCTATCTGGCCAAATCCTTATATGACAATCAATGAAAGCAATAATGACAATTTTGCCAATGCAGGTGTTTTCAATGCCAGATTAAAATATGCGATCACCGACTGGCTGACTTTCACGACCAATGCCGCTTTGGATCTCAGAACAGCCAAGTCAGCTGCTCTTAGAAACGACTGGATCAGTCCGGGTAACCCGGGATCTTCCCAGGGCTCCACGGAAAGCTATACTTTCCAGAATAGTAATATCCTGACATTCCATAAAACCTTCGATAAGCACGATTTAACTGCTACCGCCCTGATGGAGGAATCTTCCAATAAATATAGTTACTTCAATGCTTCCGGCTCCGGACTGGCTTCCTTATCAAACGGATATTACAATCTCGGTTTGAATGCTTCCCAGTCTATTAATTCAGGCTATTCCAACTGGGCATTGCTGTCGTACATGGGGCGTGTTGCCTACAGTTACAACGATAAGTACCTGTTAACCGCCACCCTCAGGCGGGATGGATCTTCCAAGTTTCAGGGAAAAAACAAATGGAGCAATTTCCCTTCCTTTAGTGTAGGATGGAAGCTTTCCAATGAAAAATTTATAGAAGACCTGGGTGTGTTCTCCAATCTTAAACTGAGGGCAGGATGGGGTGTTACCGGTAACCAGGCTATTGATCCGTATAGTACGCTCGGCCTGTTGAACAGTGTGATCTATTCTTATGGTACCCCTAACGGATATCAGGGCTATACGCTGGGTAATCCGGCTACTCCGGACGTGAAATGGGAAACATCGAAACAGACAGATATAGGACTGGATATCGGGTTGTTGAATGGCAGGATCAATATTACAGCGGATTATTATAACAAGAATACCAGCGACCTGTTGCTTTTTACCAGGATCGCCAACTATGATGGTGGCGGATCTTACCTGAAAAATATAGGAAAGGTGAATAACAAAGGCTGGGAGTTTATGATAGAGGGCACGCCTTATAAAGGCGGGGCATTCACCTGGAACACCTCACTCAACCTTTCCTTCAACAAGAATAAAGTGATTAATCTTGGCAAAGACAGTTTGCTCGAAAGGAATGTTATTGGCTCCGGGTTCATCTCTGCGCCGATACAGGTGGTGAAAGTAGGAGAGCCAATGGGCGCATTCTACCTGATTCCGTGGGAAGGGGTGTACCAGTCGGATAATGGCATTTACAAAGCCGGTGATGCGAAGTACCGGGATGTAAGTGGCAACGGATCCATCGGGTTTGAAGACAGGGTGATTGCCGGATCAGCTACCCCCACGTTTATCTGGGGCTTTAATAACAGCTTCGCCTATAAGAATTTTGAGCTGAATATTTTTATCCAGGGTTCTCATGGCAATAAGATCTTCAATGCTACTTACGCATCTACTGCTATACCTACCAGTGATGTGAAATTCATTAACCTGGCAGATGCGGCCAATTACTGGACGCCTTCCAACTCAGGCTCTACCTGGGCTAATCCGGGAAGTAAGAATAAAAGCTGGGTAGAATCCACGCAATTTTTGCAGGACGGTGGTTATGTACGGTTAAAGAATATTAGTCTTTCTTATACGCTGCCCAAAGAGCTGCTCAAAGTGGTGGCTGCAAAGGTGTATGTGAGTGCGCAGAATATTGCCACCATCACAAAATACAAGGGATTTGATCCGGAAGCTACAACAGTAGGAGGTGATGTGGATGCGGGTATTGACCTGGGTGCTTACCCTTCCCCGAAAACGATCACGGTTGGGCTGCAAGTGAAATTTTAA
- a CDS encoding helix-turn-helix domain-containing protein: MHIQSYDIIPALQPYIKLICTMECDDDIDVRHIRVLPDACVELFLNYTSTPVAIIGGELHNRSIVTFRMSRPMDVQMRKGAGVIAICCYPGLAHRFIQIPMHALSDTTTALADIWDDMAAEIEEKIAGSVNNEMRVSLVQKYLLKELANSKDDFQIAHCLRQVRLSGGLIPVEKLAGDVGLSQRHLSRKFQQNVGLSTKEYLRVSRFILSLDHLKKYPAFSLTKVAHKSGYYDQAHFIRDYKDYTGYTPGQVALDPHILY, encoded by the coding sequence ATGCATATACAATCTTACGATATCATCCCTGCTTTGCAGCCATATATAAAACTGATTTGCACCATGGAGTGCGACGATGATATAGACGTGCGTCATATTCGTGTGTTGCCCGACGCCTGTGTAGAGCTGTTTTTGAATTATACAAGTACGCCTGTAGCCATCATTGGTGGTGAGTTGCACAACCGTAGTATCGTTACTTTTCGGATGAGCCGGCCTATGGATGTGCAAATGCGGAAGGGGGCCGGGGTAATTGCCATTTGTTGCTATCCGGGCCTGGCGCACAGGTTTATTCAAATTCCCATGCACGCACTATCCGATACTACTACCGCCCTGGCTGATATATGGGATGATATGGCAGCAGAGATAGAAGAAAAAATAGCAGGATCCGTCAATAATGAAATGCGTGTAAGCCTGGTACAAAAGTATCTGCTGAAAGAACTCGCCAATAGTAAAGATGATTTTCAGATAGCACATTGTCTGAGGCAGGTACGATTGTCAGGGGGATTGATACCTGTGGAAAAACTCGCCGGTGATGTCGGCCTCAGCCAGCGCCATCTTTCAAGAAAGTTTCAGCAAAATGTTGGTTTGTCGACTAAAGAATATCTGCGTGTTTCCAGGTTCATACTGTCACTTGATCATCTGAAAAAATATCCGGCATTTTCTCTTACGAAAGTTGCACACAAAAGCGGCTATTATGACCAGGCACACTTTATCCGCGATTACAAAGACTATACAGGTTACACACCTGGTCAGGTAGCACTGGACCCGCATATTTTATATTGA